Proteins encoded by one window of Salvia splendens isolate huo1 chromosome 5, SspV2, whole genome shotgun sequence:
- the LOC121805091 gene encoding la-related protein 6B-like, giving the protein MDQEQASEALNSPSPAIGKKLNAKAPEFVPRASSAASTAAQPPPPTLLHPIYARPPSFVAPLPPPYYGYEAFYQQDAAPFYAYNANQGGRGEDPADGNAGGSTASKNGLSDAHQKVVNQVEFYFSDINLATTDQLFRFMSNDPEGYVPLSVVASFKKVKSAITDITQLASILQSSSKLLVSEDGNNVKRKHPLTESDMEELQSRIVVAENLPEDHSHQKLMKIFSSVGSVKSIRTCAPQNLNGKTGKGDRAHFAGKFHAFVEYDSVEFAEKAVTELQDESNWRNGLKVRLLLNIPVKSTQARTKKAVHEGQPSGKKDEATVREMQALKENHLEESLQNCAAQSNELQFEDYTKGNGLKKGRNTGSCGGNGGGRGRGKGKGQGQGRGRHQHTANGGGGALGSTSLDVPVSNNSSKTSPVPRMPDGTKGFSMGRGKPLAI; this is encoded by the exons ATGGATCAGGAGCAGGCTTCTGAAGCCCTAAATTCACCTTCCCCTGCAATCGGCAAAAAGCTCAACGCCAAGGCTCCTGAATTCGTGCCCCGCGCCTCCTCCGCTGCCTCCACCGCCGCCCAGCCTCCGCCGCCGACGCTGCTTCATCCTATATACGCGAGGCCGCCGTCTTTTGTAGCGCCTCTGCCACCGCCCTACTACGGATACGAGGCCTTTTACCAGCAAGATGCGGCGCCGTTCTATGCGTATAATGCGAATCAAGGCGGTCGGGGCGAGGATCCGGCTGATGGAAACGCCGGTGGCTCTACGGCATCGAAGAATGGATTGTCCGATGCACATCAGAAAGTAGTCAATCAG GTTGAGTTCTATTTCAGTGATATCAATTTGGCAACAACTGATCAGTTATTTAGGTTCATGAGCAATGATCCCGAAGGATACG TGCCACTTTCTGTTGTTGCATCATTCAAGAAGGTAAAAAGTGCCATTACCGACATTACGCAGCTTGCTAGTATCCTGCAGAGCTCAAGTAAACTG TTAGTAAGTGAAGATGGCAACAATGTTAAACGGAAGCATCCATTAACTGAATCAGATATGGAAGAGCTGCAA TCTCGTATAGTCGTTGCTGAAAACTTACCTGAGGATCATTCCCACCAGAAGCTCATGAAAATTTTCTCTTCTGTAGGAAG CGTTAAGTCGATTCGTACCTGTGCGCCTCAGAATTTAAATGGAAAAACAGGAAAAGGTGACAGAGCACACTTTGCTGGCAAG TTTCATGCTTTTGTGGAGTATGATTCTGTTGAATTTGCTGAGAAAGCG GTCACTGAACTGCAAGATGAGAGCAACTGGAGGAATGGACTGAAAGTTCGTTTGCTGCTTAATATTCCT GTGAAATCTACGCAAGCACGAACAAAGAAAGCTGTTCATGAGGGTCAGCCTTCTGGTAAGAAAGACGAGGCTACTGTTAGGGAGATGCAGGCTTTGAAGGAGAATCACTTGGAAGAGTCGTTGCAGAACTGTGCTGCACAAAGTAACGAACTTCAG TTTGAGGATTACACAAAAGGCAATGGACTGAAGAAGGGACGCAATACTGGGAGTTGCGGTGGAAATGGTGGTGGGAGAGGCCGAGGAAAAGGAAAGGGACAGGGGCAGGGACGTGGACGCCATCAGCACACGGCTAATGGAGGAGGAGGTGCTTTGGGATCCACGTCGTTGGATGTCCCAGTGTCGAACAACTCATCCAAGACATCCCCAGTTCCTCGCATGCCAGATGGCACCAAGGGATTCTCTATGGGGCGAGGGAAGCCGTTAGCCATATAA
- the LOC121803483 gene encoding uncharacterized protein LOC121803483: MLRLVSTSTAASRFFSTVSGRSKLIGAINSEIKAIELDVMKRRPVPADLPFTIEDEDKYCHIMLKRELGSEKVEVTVNPIHDIPKKPDDNKKSEVEKFVRINVCISKEDKGTFDVGANVSGDEICVDKLSFCEANSYVPSIRLEGAKGELKDALSDFVKARVIAISSVGFLYNYMVEKRKRWDTIWVPTNKPETGHLKNLNNFVENW; the protein is encoded by the exons atgcTTCGCTTAGTTTCAACCTCTACCGCCGCCTCTCGCTTCTTCTCCACCGTCTCCGGTCGCTCTAAACTCATCGGAGCCATAAATTCCGAAATCAAAGCTATTGAGTTGGATGTCATGAAAAGA AGGCCGGTGCCGGCCGATCTCCCGTTCACGATCGAAGACGAAGATAAGTACTGCCACATCATGTTAAAGAGGGAGTTGGGCTCGGAGAAAGTCGAGGTCACCGTGAACCCTATCCACGATATACCCAAAAAACCCGACGACAATAAAAAATCGGAGGTTGAAAAATTTGTTCGTATAAATGTGTGTATCTCTAAAGAGGACAAGGGAACATTTGACGTGGGAGCTAATGTTAGTGGTGACGAAATTTGTGTTGACAAATTATCATTTTGTGAGGCTAATAGTTATGTTCCCTCTATTAGATTGGAGGGTGCAAAGGGTGAATTGAAGGATGCTTTGAGTGATTTTGTGAAAGCTAGAGTTATTGCGATATCGAGTGTTGGGTTTTTGTATAATTATATGGTGGAGAAACGCAAACGTTGGGATACGATTTGGGTTCCTACCAACAAGCCTGAGACTGGTCACCTcaaaaatttgaataattttgtTGAGAATTGGTAG
- the LOC121802989 gene encoding uncharacterized protein LOC121802989 isoform X1 produces the protein MERECMRKKRESLEERRSPLQNLNGLPIRRRNTKKNSPISSSSSSAPAASRSSLSVNNTSSSTPFSHSSKTHFHNKQNPFPKTAKFKPNVPTSRKPFLQTSRKGLEAKPTCKNRQRSKLSPVHGKSEKGSQEFQKKMKISDGFVYERGEAANDVKTPPVEASLSPEIQCQSQSRMVVLKSVGTPVLYGAGCLVSGVSDRRKSKLKGSLKGWLQEKGDLFSDENVSGDLQVPLLAEASVRWHLSPCDLRNRFGQDRNVCDDDSGTVDSLSLPSILCDKSSYSGNGSVRNVEIDRSNVADVLTKNLECNMDESLACLNSGNMIQTPDSDSSSGTRFGRSRFKVNLSNSFWPDSITEKLEGVKLSPRNEVSMWGGLGSHSVDICSPPVSLDPTRIEKNVDSVSDTTSDNLTLSHMKISWCEGLASEFVEADEFDCCCLSDEEIDGDKACMVVGSVEHKDDGFRIGNEHSPVILDYEPCLPAERKVKSFSIGSNACTDGGGLLASVDSDWRYLNEKRTFRAT, from the exons ATGGAGAGAGAGTgcatgaggaagaagagagagagtttGGAGGAGAGAAGAAGCCCACTACAAAATCTCAATGGCCTTCCAATTCGCAGACGCAATACCAAAAAAAACTCCCCCAtttcttcgtcttcttcttccGCGCCTGCTGCTTCAAGGTCATCGCTCTCTGTTAACAATACATCTTCTTCAACTCCATTTTCTCATTCTTCGAAAACCCATTTTCACAATAAACAAAACCCTTTCCCAAAAACAGCAAAATTCAAGCCCAATGTTCCTACATCAAGAAAGCCCTTTTTGCAGACATCAAGAAAGGGTCTTGAAGCAAAACCCACTTGCAAGAATCGGCAAAGATCAAAACTTTCTCCTGTTCATGGAAAATCCGAGAAAGGGTCTCAAGAATTCCagaaaaagatgaaaatttCAG ATGGTTTCGTTTATGAGAGAGGTGAAGCTGCAAATGATGTGAAAACACCACCTGTTGAGGCATCATTGTCCCCTGAAATTCAATGCCAATCCCAATCTAGAATGGTGGTTCTCAAATCTGTTGGGACCCCTGTTTTATACGGTGCTGGTTGCCTCGTCTCGGGTGTCTCTGATAGGCGAAAATCGAAGCTCAAAGGCAGCCTTAAAGGATGGCTGCAGGAAAAGGGGGATCTTTTTTCTGATGAGAATGTGAGTGGTGATTTGCAGGTTCCTTTGCTTGCTGAGGCTTCTGTTAGGTGGCATTTGTCTCCCTGTGATCTTAGGAATAGGTTTGGCCAAGATAGGAATGTATGTGATGATGATTCAGGCACTGTCGACTCGTTATCTTTACCTTCGATTTTGTGTGATAAGAGTAGTTATAGTGGTAATGGTAGTGTAAGAAATGTGGAGATTGATAGGAGTAATGTAGCTGATGTGCTCACAAAGAATTTGGAATGTAACATGGATGAATCTCTTGCTTGTTTGAATAGTGGAAATATGATTCAGACACCAGATTCAGATTCCAGCTCAGGCACGCGTTTTGGAAGGTCTAGATTCAAGGTGAATCTTAGCAACTCCTTTTGGCCAGATTCAATAACTGAAAAGCTTGAGGGAGTGAAATTATCACCTAGAAATGAGGTTTCAATGTGGGGTGGTTTAGGTTCCCATTCTGTAGACATTTGTTCGCCTCCCGTTTCTCTTGATCCAACCCGGATAGAGAAAAACGTAGACAGTGTGTCTGATACTACTAGTGATAATCTTACCCTATCTCATATGAAAATATCATGGTGTGAAGGGTTGGCTAGTGAATTCGTTGAAGCGGATGAGTTTGATTGCTGCTGCTTATCAGATGAAGAGATTGATGGAGATAAAGCTTGTATGGTTGTTGGATCTGTTGAACACAAGGATGATGGTTTTAGGATAGGAAATGAGCATTCCCCGGTGATTCTTGACTATGAACCTTGCCTTCCTGCTGAAAGGAAGGTCAAGTCTTTCTCAATTGGCAGTAATGCATGCACTGATGGAGGCGGCTTGCTTGCTTCTGTTGATTCGGATTGGAGATATCTCAACGAAAAACGCACATTTCGTGCCACATAG
- the LOC121802989 gene encoding uncharacterized protein LOC121802989 isoform X2 gives MAFQFADAIPKKTPPFLRLLLPRLLLQAKFKPNVPTSRKPFLQTSRKGLEAKPTCKNRQRSKLSPVHGKSEKGSQEFQKKMKISGNYRVSNSDGGSSSNCAEFCTPHSLNLCDHESAVDGFVYERGEAANDVKTPPVEASLSPEIQCQSQSRMVVLKSVGTPVLYGAGCLVSGVSDRRKSKLKGSLKGWLQEKGDLFSDENVSGDLQVPLLAEASVRWHLSPCDLRNRFGQDRNVCDDDSGTVDSLSLPSILCDKSSYSGNGSVRNVEIDRSNVADVLTKNLECNMDESLACLNSGNMIQTPDSDSSSGTRFGRSRFKVNLSNSFWPDSITEKLEGVKLSPRNEVSMWGGLGSHSVDICSPPVSLDPTRIEKNVDSVSDTTSDNLTLSHMKISWCEGLASEFVEADEFDCCCLSDEEIDGDKACMVVGSVEHKDDGFRIGNEHSPVILDYEPCLPAERKVKSFSIGSNACTDGGGLLASVDSDWRYLNEKRTFRAT, from the exons ATGGCCTTCCAATTCGCAGACGCAATACCAAAAAAAACTCCCCCAtttcttcgtcttcttcttccGCGCCTGCTGCTTCAAG CAAAATTCAAGCCCAATGTTCCTACATCAAGAAAGCCCTTTTTGCAGACATCAAGAAAGGGTCTTGAAGCAAAACCCACTTGCAAGAATCGGCAAAGATCAAAACTTTCTCCTGTTCATGGAAAATCCGAGAAAGGGTCTCAAGAATTCCagaaaaagatgaaaatttCAGGTAACTACAGAGTATCTAATTCTGATGGTGGTAGTAGTTCCAATTGTGCTGAGTTTTGCACTCCACATTCTCTCAATTTATGTGATCATGAATCTGCCGTAGATGGTTTCGTTTATGAGAGAGGTGAAGCTGCAAATGATGTGAAAACACCACCTGTTGAGGCATCATTGTCCCCTGAAATTCAATGCCAATCCCAATCTAGAATGGTGGTTCTCAAATCTGTTGGGACCCCTGTTTTATACGGTGCTGGTTGCCTCGTCTCGGGTGTCTCTGATAGGCGAAAATCGAAGCTCAAAGGCAGCCTTAAAGGATGGCTGCAGGAAAAGGGGGATCTTTTTTCTGATGAGAATGTGAGTGGTGATTTGCAGGTTCCTTTGCTTGCTGAGGCTTCTGTTAGGTGGCATTTGTCTCCCTGTGATCTTAGGAATAGGTTTGGCCAAGATAGGAATGTATGTGATGATGATTCAGGCACTGTCGACTCGTTATCTTTACCTTCGATTTTGTGTGATAAGAGTAGTTATAGTGGTAATGGTAGTGTAAGAAATGTGGAGATTGATAGGAGTAATGTAGCTGATGTGCTCACAAAGAATTTGGAATGTAACATGGATGAATCTCTTGCTTGTTTGAATAGTGGAAATATGATTCAGACACCAGATTCAGATTCCAGCTCAGGCACGCGTTTTGGAAGGTCTAGATTCAAGGTGAATCTTAGCAACTCCTTTTGGCCAGATTCAATAACTGAAAAGCTTGAGGGAGTGAAATTATCACCTAGAAATGAGGTTTCAATGTGGGGTGGTTTAGGTTCCCATTCTGTAGACATTTGTTCGCCTCCCGTTTCTCTTGATCCAACCCGGATAGAGAAAAACGTAGACAGTGTGTCTGATACTACTAGTGATAATCTTACCCTATCTCATATGAAAATATCATGGTGTGAAGGGTTGGCTAGTGAATTCGTTGAAGCGGATGAGTTTGATTGCTGCTGCTTATCAGATGAAGAGATTGATGGAGATAAAGCTTGTATGGTTGTTGGATCTGTTGAACACAAGGATGATGGTTTTAGGATAGGAAATGAGCATTCCCCGGTGATTCTTGACTATGAACCTTGCCTTCCTGCTGAAAGGAAGGTCAAGTCTTTCTCAATTGGCAGTAATGCATGCACTGATGGAGGCGGCTTGCTTGCTTCTGTTGATTCGGATTGGAGATATCTCAACGAAAAACGCACATTTCGTGCCACATAG